A genome region from Baekduia alba includes the following:
- a CDS encoding thioesterase family protein translates to MTPEAVFTPDGDVLVPSVHARGPWDADAMHGGAPTALLARAIEALETPVPMQVVRLAVEFPRAVPQAPVIATARLTRPGRRLGLAEATLTTVDGTEVLRARATLLRRGEVALPASALAREPRPFPGPDEGRVAHWTGGDETAGFHLTAIELRFASGDWGHGPAAGWFRFALPLVAGEAPTPLQRAVAFADFGNGLSRALDFRTHLFVNTDLTVHLQREPVGEWVALDARTDLDAAGVGQATSVLRDEHGRLGVAAQSLYVDTR, encoded by the coding sequence ATGACGCCGGAGGCCGTCTTCACGCCCGACGGCGACGTGCTCGTCCCGTCGGTCCACGCGCGGGGCCCGTGGGACGCCGACGCGATGCACGGCGGCGCGCCGACCGCGCTGCTGGCGCGGGCGATCGAGGCGCTCGAGACGCCGGTGCCGATGCAGGTGGTCCGCCTCGCGGTGGAGTTCCCGCGCGCCGTGCCGCAGGCGCCCGTGATCGCGACCGCGCGCCTGACGCGGCCCGGCCGCAGGCTCGGGCTGGCCGAGGCGACGCTGACCACCGTGGACGGCACCGAGGTGCTGCGCGCGCGGGCGACGCTGCTGCGCCGCGGCGAGGTCGCCCTGCCCGCGTCGGCGCTGGCGCGCGAGCCGCGCCCGTTCCCCGGCCCGGACGAGGGGCGCGTCGCGCACTGGACCGGCGGCGACGAGACCGCCGGCTTCCACCTCACGGCGATCGAGCTGCGCTTCGCCAGCGGCGACTGGGGCCACGGCCCCGCCGCCGGCTGGTTCCGCTTCGCGCTGCCGCTCGTCGCCGGCGAGGCGCCGACGCCGCTGCAGCGCGCGGTCGCGTTCGCGGACTTCGGCAACGGCCTCAGCCGCGCGCTGGACTTCCGCACGCACCTGTTCGTCAACACCGACCTCACCGTCCACCTCCAGCGCGAGCCGGTGGGCGAGTGGGTCGCGCTCGACGCCCGCACCGACCTCGACGCCGCGGGCGTCGGCCAGGCCACCTCGGTCCTGCGCGACGAGCACGGCCGCCTCGGCGTCGCGGCGCAGTCGCTCTACGTCGACACGCGCTGA